The Malus domestica chromosome 17, GDT2T_hap1 genome contains the following window.
TAGAGGTACCATAAGTGAAAAAATAAACCTAGAGCAGGAAGGTATAAGCAACAAAAAATGTGGCAATAAGTTCAAAGAGCTTTGCGAAGACTGATCGGAAACCCAGCTACCGCCACCGGCGTTTCCAGATTCGAACAGGGGTTGCGAAATGTTACTCGAAAGTAACAAAATCTTCCAACCGGATTATATGAAACCTGCGTGAGCTCCCGCTGCTGAGACCAGAATTACCTACCTCTACCACGACAGTCATCTATGTGACAAAATTGTCATAAATTAACGGCCTGTACAATGCTACTCTTCATCATCCACCAGAGACATTACTGGAATCCCCTTGCCAGAGAAACTAACACACTCAACTTGCAGCTCGTCATTGACTTCAAAGTCCGTCCTACCATTTGTCTGCATGACAGAACAGTGTTAGGGAACACAGGGCTTACAAATTTAAAGGAGCCATTCTTTTGGTTGAGTTCATGGTCATGTATAAAAAACAAGATGAGACGTACCTCAAACCGATACATTCCACGAAGTCCCCCACCGAGGTCAAGCACCAACCCTCCTGTGCGGATCTGATAAACCTTGGCAGTAACTTTTGTTCCTATCTTCAAACTTTTTTCAGTTACAGAGCCTCCAACTTCAGCTTCCTTATCTCCTCCCTTCTGTGAGAAGGACTTTGACGTCTTCACATTACTAGTTTTTGACTTAGTAGTATCAGAGTTTTGAACCAAACCAGCAGCTTTTTCCACCTCGTCACACTCTGCAGCACTTCGAATTAGAATCGGAGTAGAGGAAGTAGATGAATTTATCCCACCAACTTCACAATTGTTCGCTGGCAATTCCTCAGATGACGAGCTCTGCTTTTCTTGTCCATTAGACAAAAGGTCTCCAGCTGCTGCCCAAATACTAGGTTCTTCTTGGGTTGATGAAACAGATTCCTCAACCGCATTATTTGTCTTGGATCCAGATTGAGGTAAGGTAGCTTTAAGGGATAGTTTAATGTTACCGCGAACATCCTGACCTATGCACATCAAGGAAAGCTGTTCTCCAACAGCTACCACATCTGAAACCCGAGATACCTGATATAGGGAACGCTATAGATGTCAGAAAGATATCAATCGCAGAAGAGAGGTTAGATATCTCCGGTGATACGTATAAAGTTGTTCCATAAACATTTTATATAGAGCGGGCACAGGAAGGAATCGGTATTCTAAAGGAAAATGCATTTGTTGTACATACTGGTGTTTGCGACAACTCAGAAATGTGCAGAAGGCCTTGCTGACCACCATTAAACTCCACAAATGCACCATATTCCTTGACTGAAGTTACCCTTCCCTTATAGATCCCACCAATTTCGATCTCACGCCCAAGTATAAAATCAACCTGAAGGACAGAATAAACAAAGATCCATCAGATATATAAGGCTTCCATAGAATTCCAGGCATAGAAAAACAACATTATAATCAACTCAGGAAATATAATAGCGAATTGAGTGGCAGAAATACCTTTTCTAGTACTTTCTCCATTACAGATTGATTCTTAGCAACTATGGTCAGTGTTCCATCACTTACAGACATCCGTGCACCTGCGGTGAGATTGACAGAAGTATCTATCAGAGACACAGCATAAACATAGTTCTAAATAAACAACATTTTGTACAAAAGAAGTGCAGAACATCATTGTTGTTCTTTGTTGataaggaaagaaaaaagaaacggaccagtttcatcttcaatttttctttttagagCACCGAGAGGCCCAAGCAAGCGACGAAGTGCATCATTACTGTACTTCAAGGTAACTGCACCATCAATTTTAGAATTGGAAGCtcaatatacacatatatattattgCCCAAGTGATGTCAACTCAGTAAAAAcagaagacaaaaataaataaattgaaaccTCAACCTAATCGAGGAGAATTTCTATCATCCTGAGTGCGTGGTGTACTGATCTCTCTCTCCATGTGGTCAAGAATTTGAATGCGACCTTTGCGTGCAGGTTCTAAGCTTTCACAGACAATATCTAAAGGAATTCCAGCGGGTTTTATATCCAACTGAATTGCTGTAACTCCATTTAGTGTGCCAGCAATTTTAAAGTCCATGTCCCCCAAATGATCTTCCAGGCCctgaaaaaattatttttctaagGCGactaataatataaataaattataaatatattGGTACATTTCTTAAAATCTGGAATCACATAACCACAAGTAGTAGCTATAAAATGTTCAAATTAAAGGACAATGAAGAAAataagcaaaaaaaataaaataaaaatacatgcataatttagAAAGAAGATGACAAAGTGAAGGTTTGCGTTAGGGGTTTAAAGATGTATTCATTTCAAGAATAAAGGAAACCATTGAGCATTTTCATAAGATCACCATGCAACAGTTAAACTCAACATAAAGCCAAGTAAAACTCTCACCAGAATATCAGTCAATATACGGTAATCCTTTATTGAGCCAGTTGATTGATCAACTTCACTAACAAGACCCACCGAGACACCAGCTACATGTTCACGCAATGGAATGCCAGCATCCATCAGAGCCATACTGCCTACAGAACAAATGAAAACTTAGAGCTATGCAGATACTACATTCAGGATCATGCATAATTTTGAAGGTTAAAGAAAGAGACTTATGGTGTTCATATACACAAAATGAACCTGAAACTTGACGAGAGTATCTTTTTCTATCACGTCAATTATTTAGCACCAGAAAATGTACAAAAAAACTAGTTTGCAAGGATATAACTATAACTGAAAACTAGTTTGATAATAGCTGATAGAAAAGTAAACTCAAAAGCATACCTCCACAGACAGTTGCCATTGATGTTGAACCGTCAGAGGCCATTACTTCAGAATTGATACGAACAGTATATGGAAAATCATCTTCTGGAGGTAATACAGCAAGCAGAGCTTTTTCCGCCAGAGTCCCTACAATTCATTGAAAACCCACTACAAATCGTTATAATTATTAACGTGTTTGCATATCAAGCTTAAACTTTTGAGCTTTAGATACTGTGACTAgacatataaaatataaatcaagtttaaattttgagaatgTGATCTCACATTCATGATCCCAGACAAACCATAGCCACTTATCTATGTGAACATATAAAATCATATTTCACTAATTTTAATGTGTCCTATTTAAAAAGTGGGCAATGATTACCATGACCAACTTCACGCCTATTCAAGCTGCCTCGTTTACCAACTTCATTAATACAGAAAGGGGGAAAGCTGTAGTGAAGCATGAAACGTTTTGTTGGAGGCCCAACCAGAGAATCCAATCGTTGAGCATCACCAGGCGCCCCAAGTGTTACAGTACAAAGAACCTGTTTATAACACCAGATATGTACCATGAGTTGAAGCAAAAGTTCTAAATACTGCCAACTCCAGTGTTCTAAATCCATATTCCATACTGACCTGTGTGTCTCCACGAGAAAAAAGTGATGATCCATGCAGCATAGGCAAATGACCAGCTTCACAATACAAAGGCCTAACTTCATCAAGACGCCTCCCATCAAGTCTGACTCCTTCCGCAATAATTCTTTTACGAACAAcctaatttttttatgaaacattttgaaataagtgagaaccaaaataaaataagagcCTATGAATAATGTGTTGTGTGCCAGAAGTATACTGCTGAGAAATAAAGAGAGGAAGCCAGCAGCTCCTAACAGAAAACCAAACTACCCAATTCAGAATAATGTGACCCCCAAAATCAATTTTCCAAGTGCCCATGTTCCTTTTATCATGTATAGGTAGTAACCGACTACATTGGAAAATATATTGGTTCTTGAAGATAAAGTTTTGACTAAGGTGATGGATGCACACAGATGTATAACTATGAAAGTAAACCAAGAGGAGAAAACAAGATGCAGCCACCAATGAAATCTATCCTTATAAAAAACTaagaattataaaaaaaaattaaaagatatcTCCTAGTCAGTATCCTATCAAACATcgtaggtcgtacccagtgcacaaggctcccgctttacgcagggtctgggagaggtgaatgtcggctagccttacccccatttatggagaggctgctcccaaacataaaaaaaaaaaaaaattgctaaaaTGCTTGATTCTGTCTAGCTTCATTTTGGCATGGCTTACCTTTTTCCTCACAGTATCTACTGCCTTTGGTAGAAGTTTCAAGCTTTCTTCATCACACTCTTCTTCAAGTACTTTTCTCACATCTTGTGTAATATTCTCTAAGGCCTCTCCACGTTCAAACTGGATGTTGAAGTAGTCCACAATTTGAGACCCGAAAGAAGACACCATACAGAATTACCATACAGACACAGAGAGGAGACAGAAAtccgaaaaaaagaaaaaagaatatatCAATATCCACATATAAATGGCACGCACCTTTCCATATGATGGATCAGTGAAAACAGCTTCTATTGGAGCTTCTGCCAATTGACTGACTTTCTCCAATGTTCTATCTGGCATCATTGACAATTTATATTCCTTCTTATGCTTACCAGCTTTAGCAGCCAGTTTGATTTGAGGTTCAATATATTTAACTGCCTGATATCACAGTCCAGTTGCTTAGTAGAATTCCACAAATAAAGATACTTCACAAAATAGTTGCAGGTTTCACAACTTACCTCGGGATGAGCTAATCTTAACCCTGCTTCTAGATCTTTTTCTGAGATCTCACGAGCCTGCACATCAATCATTAACGTTTTGTCTCTCGTACAGGCATACACTAAGTTGAGATCACTTAAGCTAAGCTGCATTCACACACAATAAGTAACAATTAGATGTCCACAATCTGTGAGGAAACAAAAGGTTTTAGAAACATAAAAATGATATGGgcaaaagaaagacaaataaGAATTGATATTAAGCATTACCTCATCCATAGTTGGATTAACAATAAACTTCCCAGCAATCCTGCCTATACGAATCATGCCAATGGGGCCACCCCAAGGAATATCTGATAACATAAGCGCAGCAGATGTAGCATTAGCTGCCAGTACATCTGGATCTTGCTTTCCATCAGAGGAAAGAACACTTGCTGTTACCTATATATGAATATCAGGAAATAAATATTCGGGGCCATAAGACTATAAGCGCACGATTGCTACAAATGGGTATCCATCAGAAACCGAAAAAGGCAACCCAAAGATTAACATCATACCTGAACTTCATGGAAAAACCCAGCAGGAAATAGCGGACGTATTGGTCGATCAATGATACGACCACATAAGAGTTCACGCTCCTTCGGCGCACCCTCCCTTCGCATGAATGTGTTCGGAATTACTCCTTGGGCAAATTGCTTCTCTTGATAATCAACCTTACATTTAAAATACCAAAATCCAATAAGAACACACAAAATGATCAACAAACATGCATACAATGCTCACATTTGTGTCCCATAACAATTAGCAAGCAGATCTTTTTCTGCCAGAGTTCCGACATTTCATTTCGAACCAGCTACAAATtttataattaatcaattaattacttatttttaaaattatgatCACATTAAATGGTTAAATTATCAAACAACTAACTGCTTTACATGGCTCAGTTCATACGATCAGTGGAAATTCAAACAACCGAATAATTTGTGCAATCAacggaaagaaataaaaacccaGATGTAAGTTGAATTAGAAACATACAGTTAGGGGCAGAAAATCGCGAACGGCGTCGCCTTTGGCGGCGGCCACGGTGGATAATACTTTGGTCTCCTCCATGCCCAAAACAACGGCACCGTTAGCGAAGCGAGCGATCTTTCCCGTTTCTAGTGTAATTAACCGATCTCCGACTTCAAATTCTTCTCTGAAAGTCTCGAGCACCTTGGTGCCGGCGACGGGGGTTTCGGGATCGGGCTGCCGCTCGGACTGAGACGAGAAGCCCATGCGGCCGCTGCAGATAGTGCGGAACCCTAAGGCTCGCCATGTGAGGAAGTGAGGGAGGTTGTTGAGCAGCGGATTGGCTCGGTTAGCCATGGACGCCATGGCTGTTCAGgaaatgaggagagagagagagagaggaggtgtcgagggtttagggtttaagagTTTTTAGCGCGCGATCGAAGGCGGAGGGAGTGAGAAGTGGAGAGTGGAAAATTCTTTACCGAAAAAAAGGAAGAGGGTTTTGTGTTTGGATATGTTTCGGATCGGGCTGTCGAAATGGAAGTGATTTCTACTGAAAACGGGCCTATATTTTATGAGAAAGGCCCAAAAGTAATATGGATCTGAGACAATTGAATGAGCCCGCTGATTTTGGCAAACgaactttgttgttttaaataattatttatgTTGGTTACAGAATATTATTTGCATCTAAGTTCGAATTCTCATCCCATAACTTAAATTGTATTCGTtagttaaattaataaaatgttACTTTTGTAGCTACATATTACTTAAACGCAAGGAACAATTCCACATACATTCAAATTACGTCATATCAAAATTGTAAACGACCATTTGCTTACTATTCGAGTCTCGAGATATCGATATAACTAGACTATTTGCTACATTAACAATGCTATTTGATTGGGTTATGTTAGAAGCCAGAATTCAAATAAAACATATATAGGTAGACCATACTTTAATTTGTACCATATTTGTGTATCATCTGATGTGACAAGTGATGTGTACATGTCACGTCAAGTAGTGAATTCATCTCATTGGATGTTGGTCATATGAATCACTTGCTACATAAGATAATATACTAATATATGATAAATATGTAGTTTTCGTAATattactaaaataaaaatacaaacgAGGGATATGCTCACATTGTGGATAAGGACTTGCCCTACGCACTTCAAAACGCTACTGTAACATTCCGCACCAATATTAACACAagtcacatatatatttacgtTCTTAGATCCGTAATATgattgatttgagacattgtGACGATTCCTTTCATATAAATCATTCTTTCACGTGCTGAAAGCCAGACAATGTGAGAAGCTATAACTGGGAGTTAGACTATGGTCCACACCATGGACATTCAAGGTTCAAACAAGTAACAAAGGGATAAAAAAAGGAATCTTAGGTTCTCAGCGCACCATGCTAAAcaccaaaaaaccctaaaaagcaAAACCCTAAAAGCCCATTTTGTTGCTGAATTCACTTTGTCCCATTACATTCCATAACACTGACTCTTCAGCTGGGTTTACTGATTTGCTGGGATTTCGTGGGGTATGTATAATGAGTCACTGTCCTCTCAGCTGGCGGTTACAGAGAgtaaatatatgatatatccATAGTTTTTTATACCAGCGATATTATGGGAAGAACGATTCAAACTCGAAACCTCGGGTGCAAAGAAGAATACTCTTTTTCATCAACCAAGCTCTATAAGCGTAAGAAGCCGGCCCCTTGCAGTACGCAGAAATTATATCAACGGGCCACGGTTGGGAAAATCAGATAAAAAAAGGAGATTTCCTCTGCTGTGATATCTCATACAATCAGATGAACAAAGGAGAGGTTTGGATTTGTCGTTTTGCTTGTGAAACAGACAAAAGAGGAAGCTTTTTTTCTTGGCATCTTGTTGTTTAATGTCCTTTTTCGATTCCTATAAGGCTTCTCTAATCAAGTTGAAATCTCCAGCTGGGTGTGACAGATCACTCTTTTTTGGCAGCTGCCTATTTCCCAACTTTTCAGATTTTTCTGTTCGAGTCGTAGAGATTTTTACATGTAACCAGAGATATATCGCATTTCTATCTTACTAACCCTAGCTAGAGAAATAGAGACCATGGAGTTATATATATTCTCGGTTACAtccgaagtttttttttttttgccatatATCACCATATCTCTCTCACTAACCCTACCTAGATGATGAGGTTATATTAATTCCGGTTACACCCAAGTTTTTATCGTGCCGGATTTTTACCTTATGAGACTAGAACACGATATATATTTCAGTTTTCACTCGAAGGAAACTTACGTACTAGAAAATTTAGGGCATGTTTGGTATTCTActtgaattcaactttttaaactcaaaaacaattttcaagttttaggccttaaaaacttgtttggtaagactattttcaaaaaccgaactcaagactaacttaaaaatatagtatattctctaaaaacataaaaagtgagtttttagagtttttaaacttaaactcacttatttcttttctcttgCTTCTCCCCTCccactccaaatctatctctctctcttttcttctttctctttcctcttttttttaccttttttcgTCTCTCTTCCAATCCGCTATCTTCATTCTCTTGGTTATTTCTCTCACTCATCTTCCTCTTTATCTCGTCCGATCCTctcccttctttctctttctttcaatcatctcttactttatTTCTTCCTCTCTCATATTTCTCCCTCTCTTACGACCTTctctttttagatctctttgtctagtttaagtcgaaaggtttaaaaaatttaaatcgcAAATCAATCACCTTTTtgaatcttaaagaaaattgttttcaagaaatgttcttaagaaatgttttgagaaatgataaaatttttaaataagaTACCAAACAGGTCCTTACCTTTTCtttataaaattttcatttagtttGTCTTTGGTTTGGTCCTTTCTGATCATATGTCAAAGTCGGGAAGAATGAAGATTGGTTGTCAACAGGGCTTTTGAAAGATGGTTCACAGGACATCCTTGGTTCAAATATTCCGTTTCAGACTCCATGCacagtgtatttttctttctcaatCAAAATTACGTATGAtatgaaaaaaagaaatgaacTTGGAAGTAAAATAGCTATCACTACAGTAATATACTATTTGCCGGACGAAAAGTTGTTGTCGGGTTAATTGGTTGATGGACTTTAATCGATGAATTCATTTTTGGCGGACAAAAATTTGAGCGACgagttttgcgcgacgaaattaatttgtaaaaaaaaaagatttttgtAGTGTATGTTTTAATCGACATCTAATCTAATTTAAACAAAAAGAGTATAACTTTTTTGAGAAACACATATAAGTTGTAACTCCATTACTGTATAGAAAGAATTACAAGGTTGGGAGTTCAATTGGCCTCTGAAAAAAACCTTTCTCGGAGAAAACGCGGTGGAAAAAAACCCTAGATGAGGAAAAAGAGGGCCCCCACATTACATATCAGCATAGAGCACATCATAAATTCATCCCGGAGGTTCTTCAAACCAACAGCGCTCCACACTAATATGTAAATAAAGTGGAGCCATACAGTGAGTTACACCATATGCTGGACGGCGAACTTGAACTGCTTGAAGGACCCAGCTAGAGCCCTGCACATGAACTGCTTGAATCGTGAAAAAATGAATGTTCGATCACCTGTTGTGAAGCGGGTTTGCACCATACGGTGTGATTCTCTTCTGTTCTTCGTCAGGAACATGATTAGGAGCAGCTGGTCGTCGGAAGCCATGGTTGCTAAATCTTCTGTGCTTGAAGAACTCGTAGTTTCGGCCATTAATCCGAGAACTAGTGTTGTTGTAGTTGAAGTTCCATACTTTGAAGGAAACCCTTCCTTCTGGTGAGCGTGACGACCTTACAGAATACTCCTTCACGTTGGTTCTAAAATGCAGCAAAGTTCCTTC
Protein-coding sequences here:
- the LOC103404317 gene encoding polyribonucleotide nucleotidyltransferase 2, mitochondrial, whose product is MASMANRANPLLNNLPHFLTWRALGFRTICSGRMGFSSQSERQPDPETPVAGTKVLETFREEFEVGDRLITLETGKIARFANGAVVLGMEETKVLSTVAAAKGDAVRDFLPLTVDYQEKQFAQGVIPNTFMRREGAPKERELLCGRIIDRPIRPLFPAGFFHEVQVTASVLSSDGKQDPDVLAANATSAALMLSDIPWGGPIGMIRIGRIAGKFIVNPTMDELSLSDLNLVYACTRDKTLMIDVQAREISEKDLEAGLRLAHPEAVKYIEPQIKLAAKAGKHKKEYKLSMMPDRTLEKVSQLAEAPIEAVFTDPSYGKFERGEALENITQDVRKVLEEECDEESLKLLPKAVDTVRKKVVRKRIIAEGVRLDGRRLDEVRPLYCEAGHLPMLHGSSLFSRGDTQVLCTVTLGAPGDAQRLDSLVGPPTKRFMLHYSFPPFCINEVGKRGSLNRREVGHGTLAEKALLAVLPPEDDFPYTVRINSEVMASDGSTSMATVCGGSMALMDAGIPLREHVAGVSVGLVSEVDQSTGSIKDYRILTDILGLEDHLGDMDFKIAGTLNGVTAIQLDIKPAGIPLDIVCESLEPARKGRIQILDHMEREISTPRTQDDRNSPRLVTLKYSNDALRRLLGPLGALKRKIEDETGARMSVSDGTLTIVAKNQSVMEKVLEKVDFILGREIEIGGIYKGRVTSVKEYGAFVEFNGGQQGLLHISELSQTPVSRVSDVVAVGEQLSLMCIGQDVRGNIKLSLKATLPQSGSKTNNAVEESVSSTQEEPSIWAAAGDLLSNGQEKQSSSSEELPANNCEVGGINSSTSSTPILIRSAAECDEVEKAAGLVQNSDTTKSKTSNVKTSKSFSQKGGDKEAEVGGSVTEKSLKIGTKVTAKVYQIRTGGLVLDLGGGLRGMYRFETNGRTDFEVNDELQVECVSFSGKGIPVMSLVDDEE